ATCCAGAGCTTCCAATCGGCAAACAGGTTACGGCGATTGGCCCATCAGCTTGAGCATCGCGGCGGCGGATTCGTGGCCGATGCGGGTGTACCAGATGGCGCTGCCGTAGTCGTGGTAAGGAGCTTTTCAAGCCGCTGCTCCGCCACCTCCGCCACGCGCTGGGCCATCGCCTCGTCGAACACCACGTGGTCCCGGCCGAGCTTCTGGCGATGATTCGCCGCCTCGTAGAACGCCACCCGGTACGCCCAGGCCGTCAGATTCTCCACCCGCCCCGCTTCTTCCACCTTCTTTAAGAGCGTCATATTCGTCTGCTGAAGCACGTCCTCCGTCGCATGCCAGTCAATGACAAGTGACTGGATATATGCGCGCAACCTTGGTTGCTGCATGATGATATGATTCATCACCTGCTCTTTTGTCAGCCTCGACATGCGCGATCTCTCCATATATAAGCGTTGCGCCCCAGCGAAACGTCAACACGAAACGCCAAATTATTCGATGGGGTCGTCGCCCTGTTGCAGGCGCGATTCGATGCGCGGATCGGGGATGAACCACATGATCGCCACCGCAACATAAATCCCGATCGCGGCCCACCGGCTCAGGCCCGTCAGCGCAATGGCGGCGGCGTACATCACCAGCGAAACCTTCCCCTTGATGTCCCGCCCGACCGCTTCGCGCAGTTTGGCGTTGTGCGCTTCGCAGCGGATCAGAAAATGCTGCAGGATCGCCCACGCCAGCCCGCTCATCAGCAGCACGAAACCGTACAGCGCTGTGGCGATCGGCGTGAAATGCGTCTCGTCCATCCAGCCCGTCGCGAAGGGAATCAGCGACAGCCAGAACAACAAATGCAGATTCGCCCACAGCACCGGCCCGCTCACGCGCTCGGCCGCCTGAAACATGTGGTGATGATTGTTCCAGTAAATCCCCAAGTACGCGAAGCTCATCACATACGCCCCGAACACCGGCAGCAGCGGCTTCAGCGCCGCCAGGTCCTCCCCATGCGGCACCTTCATCTCCAGCACCATGATCGTGATGAGAATCGCGATCACGCCATCACTGAACGCTTCAAGACGACCGGTGTGCATGCGTCATCGCTCCGTCGCGCCGAATCACCCGACCGTCGAACCCGGCGGCACCGGCTTGCCCGGCGTCAGCAGAACGACATCGGTAATGTCCTCGCCGCTCATGGCGCTGGCGGCCATGAGCATGCCGTTGGACTCTTCGCCACGAATCTTGCGCGGGGCGAGATTGGCCACGATGATGATCTGCTTGCCGACCATCTCCTCCGGCGGATAGTAGGCCCGCACGCCGGCGCAAATCTGTCGCTGACCCAGTTCGCCCAAGTCGATCTGAAGCTTGAGCAGTCGGTCGGCGTTCGGATGCGGCTCGCAAGCGAGCACCGTCGCCACGCGAAGGTCCAGCTTGGCGAATTCGTCGTATTGAATCTCGGGCTTGAGGTCGGGCATCGGGGGCTCCTTCGTAAAGATCGGATGATAGCACGCCGCGGGCGGCGTCGCTAAACTTGGGGCATGATCCATGTCGCGCTCAAGGAATGGTCGATCGTCTGTGACCTGCTCACCGAAGGGAAGCTCACGCTGCTGCTGCGCAAGGGCGGGATTCACGAAGACGAAGGCCCGGGCGTGTTTCGGCTCGAGCATCCCAAGTTCGTGCTCTATCCGTCATGGGCGCATCAGAAACCGATGATGATCAAGCCGGCTTACCGCGAGCGGGTGAAAGTCATGGACGAACCGGCGGCGATTCCGTTTCATGCGGTCGGCGAGGCGGCGAAGATCTGGGAAGTGCCGAGCCGGGCGGCGTTCGATGCGCTCGACGATCTGCACTGCTGGACGAGCGAGCAGATCGATATGCGCTTCAACTACAAGCCGGATCATCCGCTGTACCTCGTCGCGGTGCGCGTGTCGAAGCTCGATACGCCGCGGTCGGTGGTCAACGACTGGAAGTACGGCGGGTGCAAGAGTTGGGTCCCGCTCAATGCGGGCGACGAAGTGGACGAAACGCAGGCGAAGCCCGCCATGAGCGATGCGGATTTTGCGGCGGTCGTCGCGCGGGTCGATGGGGCGTTCGCGTGATTACATCACGATCAGGAATGTGGCGAAGAGGGTGATCCAGACGACATCGAGGAAGTGCCAGTACCATGCGATCATGCGGACGGTGTTGGGATTGACCGAGTGTTTTTGCCATGCGCGCCAGCAGACGAACGAGAGCGGGACGAGGCCGCCCAGAACATGCAGGGCGTGGATGACGATCATGGTCAGCGCCAAGCCGTAGAGCGCCAGCCCGTGATGAATCGCCGCGTGGTGCTCGATGGCGAGTTGGATCAGGCACGGGGTCTGCACGGCGATGAAGACGATGGCCAGCGCCCATGCGGCGAACAAACGGCGGCGGCGCGTCGGCGCGTCGCCCGCCTTGGCGGCACGGTGAATCGTCACGGTCGAGGCGATGAGGATCAGCGTCGAGAACCACAGCGCGGGGGGCAGATGAATGTGCGGCAGCGCGTTCTCGTGCGGGCTGACGAACCGGAAGACGAACAGGCCCACGATGCTGGCGGCGAAAAGCATGG
The nucleotide sequence above comes from Planctomycetota bacterium. Encoded proteins:
- a CDS encoding DUF1211 domain-containing protein → MHTGRLEAFSDGVIAILITIMVLEMKVPHGEDLAALKPLLPVFGAYVMSFAYLGIYWNNHHHMFQAAERVSGPVLWANLHLLFWLSLIPFATGWMDETHFTPIATALYGFVLLMSGLAWAILQHFLIRCEAHNAKLREAVGRDIKGKVSLVMYAAAIALTGLSRWAAIGIYVAVAIMWFIPDPRIESRLQQGDDPIE
- the metG gene encoding methionine--tRNA ligase subunit beta, whose product is MLEPKHARAFVFVNPALAQQQRELPFGEQVTDDRPFLERDMDHAPSLATPPAACYHPIFTKEPPMPDLKPEIQYDEFAKLDLRVATVLACEPHPNADRLLKLQIDLGELGQRQICAGVRAYYPPEEMVGKQIIIVANLAPRKIRGEESNGMLMAASAMSGEDITDVVLLTPGKPVPPGSTVG
- a CDS encoding DUF1802 family protein, giving the protein MIHVALKEWSIVCDLLTEGKLTLLLRKGGIHEDEGPGVFRLEHPKFVLYPSWAHQKPMMIKPAYRERVKVMDEPAAIPFHAVGEAAKIWEVPSRAAFDALDDLHCWTSEQIDMRFNYKPDHPLYLVAVRVSKLDTPRSVVNDWKYGGCKSWVPLNAGDEVDETQAKPAMSDADFAAVVARVDGAFA